The Peribacillus simplex genome contains a region encoding:
- a CDS encoding MBL fold metallo-hydrolase → MNIKQIRNATLVVEYAGKKFLIDPMLAEKSTYPPFPNSLRQDQFNPLVSLPTSIENIIHDIDAVIVTHLHLDHFDDVAKEVLPKGIKMFVQNEEDATEVRNAGFQNVEALQEDTVFEGIQLIKTKGEHGRGEILKLAGLVCGVVFKHSKEKTLYVAGDTVWYDAVQEVIDTNKPEIIAVNGGNNQFLEGGSLIMGKEDIYEVYKSAPNAQIIVSHMEAVNHWTLSKNELKSFLDEKGISSTVLVPDDGESYTF, encoded by the coding sequence ATGAATATTAAACAAATTCGAAATGCCACACTTGTTGTCGAATATGCAGGCAAAAAGTTTTTAATAGATCCGATGTTAGCTGAGAAAAGTACGTACCCACCGTTCCCAAATTCATTAAGACAAGATCAATTTAATCCTTTAGTTAGTTTACCAACATCGATTGAAAATATTATTCATGATATAGATGCTGTCATTGTCACTCACCTACATCTAGACCACTTTGATGATGTTGCCAAAGAGGTATTGCCAAAAGGTATCAAAATGTTTGTTCAAAATGAAGAAGATGCTACAGAAGTTAGAAACGCCGGTTTCCAAAATGTAGAGGCTTTACAAGAAGATACAGTCTTTGAGGGTATCCAATTAATCAAAACAAAAGGCGAGCACGGAAGAGGAGAAATATTAAAACTTGCTGGTTTAGTATGTGGCGTTGTCTTCAAACATTCAAAAGAAAAAACGTTATATGTAGCTGGAGATACAGTATGGTATGACGCAGTCCAAGAAGTGATCGATACAAATAAACCAGAAATCATTGCTGTAAATGGTGGAAATAACCAATTCCTTGAAGGCGGTTCTCTCATCATGGGGAAAGAGGATATCTATGAAGTGTACAAGTCTGCCCCTAACGCTCAGATTATTGTGAGCCACATGGAAGCTGTCAATCACTGGACACTATCAAAAAACGAATTAAAAAGCTTTCTTGATGAAAAGGGGATCTCTTCTACTGTTTTAGTCCCAGATGATGGCGAATCATATACATTTTAA
- a CDS encoding cation:dicarboxylate symporter family transporter, with translation MKNFKLSLASQIFIGLILGIIVGAIFYGNETAQNFLQPFGDIFLRMIKMIVVPIIVSSLIVAVAGVGDLKAVGKLGAKSLSYFVVVTMIAIAVGLISANIIQPGAGVNMDKLAQTDISTYVDTAETKQHESFVDTLVHIVPSNPVQAMVQGDMLAIIFFSVLFGLSIAAIGEKGKPVFRFFQGTAEGMFYLTNMVMKFAPIGVFALIGVTISKFGLESLIPLGKLALSVYGSMIFFVIVILGLIAKFVGFNIFTLIKLLKEELILAFSTASSEAVLPKIMEKMEKAGCPKHIATFVIPTGYSFNLDGSTLYQALAAIFIAQMYGIDLSVYEQITLMLVLMITSKGIAGVPGVSFVVLLATLGTVGIPIEGLAFIAGIDRILDMGRTVVNVIGNSLAAIVISKWEGQFNEERIKSHNVS, from the coding sequence ATGAAGAATTTCAAATTAAGTTTAGCTAGCCAAATTTTCATTGGTTTAATACTAGGGATTATCGTTGGTGCCATTTTTTATGGTAATGAAACGGCCCAAAACTTTTTACAGCCATTCGGAGACATTTTCCTACGAATGATTAAAATGATTGTAGTGCCAATCATCGTTTCAAGCCTTATCGTTGCAGTTGCAGGTGTAGGTGATTTGAAAGCGGTAGGTAAACTAGGTGCTAAATCATTATCATACTTTGTAGTGGTAACTATGATAGCGATTGCTGTTGGTTTAATTTCAGCGAATATCATCCAGCCTGGTGCTGGTGTGAATATGGATAAGCTGGCACAAACTGATATTTCCACGTATGTTGATACAGCAGAAACTAAGCAGCATGAATCGTTTGTAGATACACTCGTTCACATTGTACCATCCAATCCAGTTCAAGCTATGGTACAAGGCGATATGCTAGCGATCATTTTCTTCTCCGTGTTGTTTGGACTTAGTATTGCGGCCATCGGTGAAAAGGGTAAACCAGTATTCCGTTTCTTCCAAGGTACAGCTGAAGGAATGTTCTACCTAACTAACATGGTCATGAAATTCGCTCCTATCGGTGTATTTGCACTAATCGGTGTGACCATCTCCAAGTTCGGTTTGGAATCTTTAATTCCGTTAGGAAAGTTAGCGCTTTCTGTATACGGATCAATGATTTTCTTTGTAATTGTCATTCTGGGTCTTATAGCGAAATTTGTCGGTTTCAATATCTTTACGTTGATTAAACTTCTAAAAGAAGAATTGATCCTTGCGTTCTCTACAGCAAGTTCAGAAGCGGTTCTTCCGAAAATCATGGAAAAAATGGAGAAAGCGGGATGTCCGAAACATATTGCTACATTTGTTATTCCGACTGGATACTCTTTTAACCTTGATGGCTCTACATTATATCAAGCGTTAGCAGCTATCTTCATCGCTCAAATGTATGGAATTGATTTAAGCGTGTATGAGCAAATTACGCTAATGCTAGTGTTAATGATCACGTCCAAGGGGATTGCGGGTGTACCAGGTGTATCTTTCGTAGTTCTTTTAGCGACATTGGGAACAGTTGGTATCCCTATTGAAGGTTTAGCATTTATTGCCGGTATCGACCGTATTCTTGATATGGGGCGTACAGTAGTAAACGTTATTGGTAATTCACTTGCAGCAATCGTCATCTCTAAATGGGAAGGTCAATTTAATGAAGAGAGAATAAAGTCGCATAATGTTTCATGA
- a CDS encoding NADP-dependent oxidoreductase: protein MKALAIENYGKKPNFLDFPMPKINNDEVLVEIYAASINPLDTKIRKGELKLLLKYKMPLILGNDFSGKIVEVGTSVTKFKVGDEVYGRPRANKMGTFTEYLSVNQEDIALKPKNLSFEEAASIPLVGLTSYQALHDILRIEKGHKILIHAGSGGVGTFAIQLAKHMGAFVATTASDGSDLVKSLGADEVINYKTEKFEHSIRDYDAVLDTIGGATLERSFVTLKKGRKIVSISGIPNGRFAKENGFSSFKKTLFSIASYRLTKLEKKHNVQYTFLFMKHSGEQLKILTEMLESEVIKPTLDKVFIFEDAQKALEYAEAGRAKGKISLKLK, encoded by the coding sequence ATGAAAGCTTTAGCAATTGAAAACTACGGTAAAAAACCAAATTTTTTAGACTTCCCTATGCCCAAAATTAATAATGACGAGGTCTTAGTTGAGATATATGCGGCAAGTATAAATCCTCTTGATACAAAAATTCGAAAAGGTGAATTAAAATTATTATTGAAATACAAGATGCCGTTAATTTTAGGAAACGATTTTTCTGGGAAAATTGTTGAAGTAGGTACTAGTGTCACGAAGTTTAAAGTCGGTGATGAGGTATATGGTCGACCTAGAGCAAATAAAATGGGAACTTTTACTGAATATCTCTCTGTTAACCAAGAAGATATTGCATTAAAACCTAAAAATTTAAGTTTTGAAGAAGCCGCCTCCATCCCTCTAGTCGGATTGACATCCTACCAAGCTTTACATGATATTCTGCGAATTGAAAAAGGACATAAAATATTAATACATGCAGGATCAGGGGGAGTAGGAACATTTGCTATCCAACTTGCAAAACATATGGGTGCTTTTGTCGCAACTACAGCTAGTGATGGTAGTGATTTAGTAAAATCTCTTGGCGCTGACGAAGTTATTAATTACAAGACAGAAAAGTTCGAACATTCGATTCGTGACTACGACGCAGTTCTTGATACCATTGGGGGGGCGACGTTAGAGAGATCATTTGTAACATTAAAAAAAGGAAGAAAGATTGTTTCTATATCTGGAATCCCGAATGGTCGCTTTGCTAAAGAAAACGGATTTAGCTCATTTAAAAAAACCTTATTTTCAATTGCAAGTTATAGACTTACGAAGCTAGAAAAAAAACATAATGTCCAATACACGTTTCTTTTTATGAAGCATAGTGGAGAACAGTTGAAAATTTTAACAGAAATGTTAGAGTCAGAAGTGATTAAGCCTACACTTGATAAAGTTTTTATTTTCGAAGATGCCCAAAAAGCATTGGAGTATGCAGAGGCGGGAAGAGCAAAAGGAAAAATATCACTTAAATTAAAATAA
- a CDS encoding SCP2 sterol-binding domain-containing protein, translating into MKKMTINDHPTVKQYYKKKEIVQGTEGRRIDTQWLRNLCLHAGADDVGFVSIDRNELEDQRKEIFNLFPEARTLISFVCKMNREPLRSTARSIANTEFHHVVDNVTHIGHEIVKELEEQGIKALNPPAGFPMEQESTGKAWVISHKPIAVAAGLGQIGIHRNVIHPKFGNFILLGTILTNADMTSESQPIDYNPCLECKLCVAACPVGAIGADGHFNFSACYTHNYREFSGGFTDWVKNITDSKNSKAYREKVNDAETASMWQSLSFGANYKAAYCLSVCPAGEDVIGEFLDDRKKFLKDVVKPLQDKSEMVYVVPNSDAEDHVKKRFPHKQVRPVSNGLQSKSIRAFLQVLPHMFQRNQAKDLAATYHFTFTGEEDAQATVIIKNKTLTVEKGHIGDADFQLIADSQTWIRLMAKETGVLSAVMSGKIRTKGQLKLFKAFSKCFPS; encoded by the coding sequence ATGAAAAAGATGACAATAAATGATCATCCTACCGTAAAACAATATTACAAGAAAAAGGAAATTGTGCAGGGAACCGAAGGCAGGCGCATAGATACACAATGGTTGCGGAATTTATGTCTACATGCAGGAGCCGACGATGTTGGATTCGTCTCTATTGACCGAAACGAACTTGAGGACCAACGAAAAGAAATTTTTAATCTGTTTCCTGAAGCCAGGACGCTTATTAGTTTCGTCTGTAAAATGAACCGCGAGCCCTTGCGTTCGACAGCTCGATCCATTGCAAATACGGAATTTCATCATGTTGTCGATAACGTAACGCATATCGGACATGAAATCGTGAAAGAGCTTGAAGAGCAAGGGATCAAAGCATTGAATCCGCCAGCAGGATTCCCGATGGAGCAGGAAAGTACCGGAAAAGCATGGGTCATCTCACATAAACCAATTGCGGTTGCGGCTGGACTCGGACAAATCGGAATCCATAGAAATGTCATTCATCCCAAGTTCGGCAACTTTATTTTGTTAGGTACGATCCTTACAAATGCAGATATGACTTCGGAAAGTCAGCCCATTGATTATAATCCGTGTTTGGAGTGCAAATTGTGCGTAGCTGCCTGCCCGGTAGGAGCCATTGGCGCTGATGGTCATTTTAATTTCTCCGCCTGTTATACCCACAACTATAGAGAATTTTCCGGCGGCTTCACTGATTGGGTGAAGAATATTACCGACAGCAAAAATTCTAAAGCATACAGGGAAAAAGTAAATGATGCAGAAACAGCATCTATGTGGCAGAGTCTTTCTTTTGGAGCTAACTATAAAGCGGCCTACTGTTTGTCCGTTTGTCCTGCTGGAGAAGATGTAATTGGTGAGTTTCTTGACGATCGGAAGAAATTTTTGAAGGACGTTGTCAAACCACTGCAAGATAAAAGCGAAATGGTGTATGTAGTGCCGAATTCCGACGCTGAGGATCATGTCAAAAAGCGTTTTCCCCATAAACAAGTTCGGCCGGTGAGCAACGGACTACAATCGAAATCAATCCGGGCGTTTTTGCAAGTGCTTCCTCATATGTTTCAAAGAAATCAAGCAAAAGATTTAGCTGCTACCTATCATTTTACATTTACTGGAGAAGAAGATGCTCAAGCAACGGTTATCATTAAGAACAAGACCCTTACTGTGGAAAAGGGACATATCGGGGATGCAGATTTCCAACTTATTGCAGACAGTCAAACATGGATTCGGCTGATGGCCAAAGAAACAGGGGTATTATCAGCCGTCATGTCAGGTAAAATTCGCACAAAAGGCCAGTTAAAGCTGTTCAAGGCTTTCAGCAAGTGCTTTCCGTCATAA
- a CDS encoding Lrp/AsnC family transcriptional regulator — MLDNTDMGILHELSKNSRITMKELGEKVHLTGQAAASRVAKLEDNGVIEGYAIKVNQVKLGCFIHAFITIITQSTYHQPYLSFIKTQEQYIINNYKISGDGCYLLECKFPSNELLNQFLEDLNEHANYKLSIVINK; from the coding sequence ATGTTAGATAATACGGATATGGGTATCTTGCATGAACTATCCAAAAACAGTCGAATCACGATGAAAGAATTGGGTGAGAAAGTCCATTTGACTGGTCAAGCAGCTGCATCTAGAGTTGCCAAATTAGAAGATAATGGAGTGATTGAGGGATATGCTATTAAAGTTAATCAAGTTAAATTAGGTTGCTTTATCCATGCTTTTATTACTATCATTACACAAAGCACTTATCACCAACCTTATCTATCGTTCATAAAAACACAAGAACAATACATCATAAATAACTATAAAATCAGTGGAGATGGCTGTTATCTTCTTGAATGCAAATTTCCATCAAATGAACTTTTAAATCAATTTTTGGAAGACTTAAACGAGCATGCAAATTATAAATTATCAATTGTTATTAATAAATAG
- a CDS encoding TetR/AcrR family transcriptional regulator, translating to MVNRKGEQTKALILEKASKLFNSQGYRASSISDIMHETGLRKGGIYNHFENKEEIMLSAFSFSIDTMSHFFSEAMAGKQGCMERLLSIISVFEGIAERELFPGGCPIMNAAIEADDADLLLQEKVREAMDGLLGMVRNLVQEGIKKGEVKQGVDPEFVATVFISTLEGALALSKLYKNQEYMKRAVHHLRSFLAQNCA from the coding sequence ATGGTTAATCGCAAGGGAGAACAGACTAAAGCCCTGATCTTAGAAAAAGCATCGAAACTTTTTAATAGCCAAGGATATAGGGCATCTTCTATATCCGACATCATGCACGAGACTGGTCTTCGAAAAGGAGGGATTTATAACCATTTCGAAAATAAAGAGGAAATAATGTTGAGCGCTTTTTCCTTTTCCATTGACACGATGAGTCATTTTTTCTCTGAAGCAATGGCAGGCAAACAAGGATGCATGGAACGTCTTCTTTCCATTATTTCCGTATTCGAGGGGATAGCTGAAAGAGAATTGTTTCCGGGAGGTTGCCCGATTATGAATGCTGCCATTGAGGCAGATGACGCAGACCTATTGCTTCAAGAAAAAGTCCGTGAAGCAATGGATGGTTTGCTCGGAATGGTTCGTAATCTTGTTCAGGAAGGCATAAAGAAGGGTGAGGTTAAACAAGGAGTGGATCCCGAGTTTGTGGCGACAGTGTTTATCTCCACGCTGGAGGGGGCGCTAGCACTTAGCAAACTTTACAAGAACCAAGAGTACATGAAAAGAGCTGTGCATCATCTTAGATCGTTTCTTGCTCAGAACTGTGCCTAG
- a CDS encoding ester cyclase, which produces MSVETNKEFVRRFYEAIEQENYEALKDFCHQDFVFYPQVDTPFFGVEGLIESEKKNFDAFPGFKMPIKSMVAEGDQVAVYFIFEGTHKGTPFHGVSATGKNVKFSLLMLLRIADGKIIEKRSHVDKHDILRQLGVNS; this is translated from the coding sequence ATGTCAGTTGAAACAAATAAAGAATTTGTTCGTCGTTTTTATGAAGCAATTGAACAAGAGAACTATGAGGCACTTAAAGATTTCTGCCATCAAGACTTTGTATTTTATCCACAAGTTGATACGCCTTTTTTTGGCGTAGAAGGTCTTATCGAATCAGAAAAGAAAAACTTTGATGCTTTTCCAGGCTTCAAAATGCCGATTAAATCTATGGTAGCTGAAGGAGATCAAGTAGCCGTTTATTTCATATTTGAAGGTACGCATAAAGGTACTCCATTTCATGGTGTCTCCGCAACTGGAAAAAACGTTAAATTTTCTCTTCTGATGCTTTTACGAATTGCGGACGGCAAAATCATTGAGAAAAGATCTCATGTTGATAAGCATGATATTCTCCGGCAACTTGGCGTTAACTCCTAA
- a CDS encoding UPF0158 family protein, which translates to MNVQVKLKDIIEELEIQFEESQSFLNIKTGEIIFVTSNDLRAAEDDEPFDHLPDWQQENLRGANDVVENFENYIELPTKYDVNEYEMMEDFCLTVSDLRKQNTLLLEIKGKGAFRRFKDKIIVFEIEDQWYLYRDERFKQIAKEWCQDNNVNYIE; encoded by the coding sequence ATGAATGTACAAGTAAAGCTTAAAGATATTATTGAAGAATTGGAAATTCAGTTTGAAGAGTCTCAATCATTTCTAAATATTAAAACTGGTGAGATTATTTTTGTAACTTCTAATGATTTGAGAGCTGCTGAAGATGATGAACCATTCGATCATTTACCTGATTGGCAACAAGAAAATTTAAGGGGGGCTAATGATGTTGTTGAAAACTTTGAGAATTATATAGAGTTACCAACTAAATATGATGTCAATGAATATGAAATGATGGAAGACTTTTGCCTAACTGTTAGTGATCTACGAAAGCAAAATACTTTATTATTAGAAATCAAGGGAAAGGGTGCCTTTAGAAGATTTAAGGACAAAATAATAGTTTTTGAAATCGAAGATCAATGGTATTTATATCGTGATGAGCGTTTTAAACAAATTGCTAAAGAATGGTGTCAAGATAATAACGTCAACTATATTGAATAG
- a CDS encoding alkene reductase, whose translation MSRLFEKVRIGNIEMKNRIGMAPMTRSRALPDGTPSDLVAEYYGQRASVGLIISEGTQPSDDGQGYTNTPGIYTENHIKGWKKVTSKVHSEGGHIFVQLMHVGRVSHPDNTPHHRQAVAPSAIAPGVEIFTAEGMKEIPTPRELSELEIKDVINEFRLAARSAIEAGADGVEIHGANGYLIQQFLSENSNHRQDPYGGTIEGRSRFAIEVAKAVVDEIGAERTGIRFSPQGTLQGIDEGENSLEMYRYLISELNKLNLAYLHLMHFGNEQFLKDVRQLWDQSLLVNRPGRPLDQLSSDVDNNLADVVTVGTWVLANPDFVERIQSGAPLNEPDKNTLYAGGKEGYTDYPFLK comes from the coding sequence ATGAGCAGATTATTTGAAAAAGTTCGTATCGGAAACATTGAAATGAAAAATCGTATAGGTATGGCTCCGATGACTAGAAGTAGAGCTTTACCAGATGGTACGCCGAGCGATTTAGTAGCAGAGTACTATGGTCAGCGTGCTTCAGTCGGTTTAATTATAAGCGAAGGAACCCAACCTTCAGATGATGGGCAAGGTTACACTAATACACCTGGAATTTATACAGAAAATCATATTAAAGGGTGGAAAAAAGTAACTTCTAAAGTTCATAGTGAAGGCGGTCATATTTTTGTTCAGCTTATGCATGTGGGACGTGTATCACACCCTGATAACACACCTCACCACCGCCAAGCAGTTGCACCGTCAGCTATTGCACCTGGTGTAGAAATTTTCACGGCAGAAGGAATGAAAGAAATTCCAACACCAAGAGAATTGAGTGAGCTTGAGATAAAAGATGTTATCAATGAGTTTCGTTTAGCAGCACGTTCAGCAATTGAAGCTGGTGCAGACGGAGTTGAAATTCACGGAGCGAATGGTTACCTGATCCAACAATTCCTAAGTGAAAACTCCAATCATCGTCAAGATCCATACGGTGGTACGATTGAGGGGCGTTCTCGATTCGCTATTGAAGTAGCTAAAGCAGTTGTTGATGAAATAGGAGCAGAAAGAACAGGCATCCGTTTTTCTCCTCAAGGAACACTGCAAGGCATTGATGAGGGGGAAAATAGCCTTGAGATGTATCGTTATTTAATAAGTGAATTAAATAAGCTTAACCTTGCATATCTGCATTTAATGCACTTTGGAAACGAGCAATTCCTAAAAGATGTGCGTCAACTTTGGGATCAATCACTTCTTGTTAACCGTCCAGGTCGTCCGCTAGATCAACTTTCGTCTGATGTAGATAATAATCTTGCAGATGTTGTCACAGTAGGCACTTGGGTACTAGCTAATCCAGACTTTGTAGAACGGATTCAATCAGGTGCCCCCCTAAACGAACCTGATAAAAACACGCTCTATGCAGGAGGAAAAGAAGGTTATACAGATTATCCTTTCTTAAAATAA
- a CDS encoding response regulator, with protein MNTSITIIDDHQLFREGVKRILDFESSFDVVAEGNDGSEAMDLVKTHKPDVVIMDINMPNMNGVEATKMLVNRYPETKVIILSIHDDENYVQHALKTGAQGYLLKEMDADELIDAVRVVVEGGSYLHPKVTHNLVKEYRRLAAEEGADRDSVHAVEIRRPRHLLTRRECEVLQLLADGKSNRAIGETLYISEKTVKNHVSSILQKMNVNDRTQAVVLAIKKSWVEVK; from the coding sequence TTGAATACTAGTATCACCATTATCGATGACCATCAGCTTTTCCGTGAAGGCGTTAAGCGTATATTAGATTTTGAATCCTCCTTTGATGTTGTTGCCGAAGGCAATGACGGAAGCGAGGCTATGGATCTTGTTAAAACACACAAACCAGATGTTGTTATCATGGATATCAACATGCCGAATATGAACGGTGTCGAAGCGACTAAAATGCTTGTAAACCGTTACCCTGAAACGAAAGTCATCATTTTATCGATTCATGATGATGAAAACTATGTACAGCATGCATTGAAAACAGGAGCACAAGGTTATCTCTTGAAAGAAATGGATGCAGATGAGTTAATTGATGCTGTTCGTGTAGTCGTAGAAGGTGGCTCATACCTTCATCCAAAGGTGACCCATAATCTAGTCAAAGAATATCGCCGTTTAGCTGCTGAAGAGGGGGCTGATCGTGATTCAGTGCATGCTGTAGAGATCAGAAGACCGCGTCACCTATTGACTCGACGCGAGTGTGAAGTTCTTCAACTTTTAGCAGACGGAAAAAGCAACCGTGCCATCGGCGAAACTTTATACATTAGTGAAAAAACAGTAAAAAACCATGTGAGTAGCATTCTTCAAAAAATGAATGTAAACGACCGTACACAGGCTGTTGTTCTAGCTATTAAAAAAAGCTGGGTAGAAGTGAAATAA
- a CDS encoding alpha/beta fold hydrolase: MTNFKIPTESEFIEADGTRYAYRKFGTQDGIPVVFLVHFRGTMENWDPNMLEPIANTRPVILFDNKGVGETDGLTPTTIADMAKDTATFIKALGLEQVDILGFSIGGMVAQELALQEGDLVRKIIMAGTSPESGINPNPEIFERMNRHGGTEEDGINDFMFFFYGQTETSKSAGMASLQRIFNQKKVNSSEQVKEAQLQAIAKWAKQKSNHDYEWLQTIKHPVLVTNGINDVMVPTKNSYILTEKLPKAQLIIYPDSGHGHLFQFPELFAEHVNSFLDSNSY; the protein is encoded by the coding sequence ATGACAAACTTTAAAATACCAACAGAATCGGAATTTATTGAAGCAGATGGAACTCGTTACGCATATAGAAAATTTGGTACACAAGATGGTATACCAGTAGTATTTCTTGTTCACTTTAGAGGAACGATGGAAAACTGGGATCCAAACATGCTTGAACCTATTGCAAATACACGCCCAGTAATCTTATTTGACAATAAAGGGGTTGGTGAGACCGATGGACTAACGCCTACTACAATTGCTGATATGGCAAAAGATACAGCAACATTTATAAAAGCTCTTGGATTAGAACAAGTTGACATTCTTGGTTTTTCCATTGGTGGCATGGTAGCACAGGAGCTAGCTTTACAAGAGGGAGATTTAGTAAGAAAAATTATTATGGCAGGTACTTCGCCTGAATCTGGTATTAATCCAAATCCAGAGATTTTTGAAAGAATGAATCGTCACGGCGGAACGGAAGAAGATGGAATAAATGATTTTATGTTCTTTTTCTACGGACAAACCGAAACAAGTAAATCTGCAGGAATGGCTTCACTACAAAGAATTTTTAATCAGAAAAAAGTAAACAGTTCAGAACAAGTAAAAGAGGCACAATTACAAGCCATTGCAAAATGGGCTAAACAAAAATCTAATCATGATTATGAATGGTTACAAACCATCAAACACCCTGTACTTGTTACTAATGGTATTAATGATGTGATGGTACCGACTAAAAACAGTTATATCTTAACAGAGAAATTACCCAAAGCACAGCTGATTATATATCCCGATTCTGGTCACGGGCACCTGTTTCAATTTCCAGAACTATTTGCAGAACACGTAAATTCATTTCTTGATTCTAATTCTTATTAA
- a CDS encoding TetR/AcrR family transcriptional regulator, with the protein MARSKEFDEKAVLRKAMELFWEQGYEKTSMQDLVDHMGIHRRSIYDTFGDKRSLFLASLNHYEELIVNEMESIISSTSSIKQTIRDVFIFVLNSIEQYPKGCLSVNAAIELSLLDKEIGRIVTKMFNRTEDMFNNLIKRGQTSGELSKEIDSDNTSRFLHNNLVGIRVLIKTNYNKKELEGIITLALSVLD; encoded by the coding sequence ATGGCTAGAAGTAAAGAGTTTGACGAAAAAGCAGTATTAAGAAAGGCAATGGAGCTTTTCTGGGAACAGGGTTATGAAAAAACATCCATGCAAGATTTGGTGGATCATATGGGGATACACCGGAGGAGTATATATGATACTTTTGGTGACAAGCGTTCATTGTTTTTAGCTTCCCTTAATCACTATGAAGAGCTCATCGTCAATGAGATGGAAAGCATAATTAGTAGCACTTCATCCATTAAACAGACGATACGTGATGTTTTTATTTTCGTACTGAATTCCATTGAACAATACCCAAAAGGTTGTCTATCAGTAAATGCAGCCATTGAATTATCTTTGCTGGACAAAGAAATTGGACGCATAGTTACAAAAATGTTTAACCGTACTGAAGATATGTTTAATAACCTTATAAAACGGGGCCAAACTAGTGGAGAGCTATCAAAAGAAATCGATTCTGATAACACATCTCGTTTCTTACACAACAATTTGGTAGGGATAAGAGTACTAATAAAAACTAATTACAATAAAAAAGAATTAGAAGGCATCATCACTCTAGCACTTTCAGTGTTGGACTAG
- a CDS encoding spore germination protein: protein MACRFHSHIEDKPYSPFLQFISTERPDAVASHIFQGRIVLW from the coding sequence ATGGCCTGTAGGTTCCATTCCCACATTGAGGATAAACCCTATTCTCCCTTTCTTCAATTTATTTCAACGGAACGACCCGATGCAGTCGCATCTCATATTTTTCAGGGTAGAATCGTGTTATGGTAG